A window from Kovacikia minuta CCNUW1 encodes these proteins:
- a CDS encoding HD domain-containing protein: MRSKLEEAVELATQLHSGQVDKAGKDYIEHPLRVMGLVEGETEKIIAVLHDTLEDTHITFEALEARFGTTVAVAVKTLSRLEGEDYFEFIQRVKQNPIAATVKIADLQDNMNLSRLQTVTEADLIRNEKYQKALSLLMRD, encoded by the coding sequence GCTTCATTCAGGACAGGTGGACAAAGCTGGAAAAGATTATATTGAGCATCCTTTGCGTGTCATGGGGCTTGTTGAAGGGGAGACTGAGAAAATCATCGCGGTTCTCCATGACACCTTAGAAGATACCCATATTACCTTTGAAGCATTAGAAGCCCGTTTTGGAACCACGGTTGCAGTTGCGGTAAAGACCCTGAGTCGATTGGAAGGGGAAGACTATTTTGAATTTATTCAGCGTGTAAAACAAAATCCGATCGCCGCCACGGTTAAAATCGCAGACCTGCAAGACAATATGAATTTAAGCCGATTACAGACGGTTACAGAAGCTGACTTAATCCGAAATGAAAAGTATCAAAAGGCTTTGAGCCTTCTGATGAGAGATTAA